Proteins from a single region of Candidatus Parcubacteria bacterium:
- a CDS encoding hypothetical protein (Derived by automated computational analysis using gene prediction method: GeneMarkS-2+.), with amino-acid sequence MKLIISKEKVPNFQADNFLRQAGWAYIFDKRREQGSYVKRLTRDFYPRLHLYVKETPDRFILEVHLDQKQASYQGVRMHNAEYDGPVVETALTDLAQNLREYLDSF; translated from the coding sequence ATGAAGCTAATAATCAGTAAAGAAAAAGTTCCCAACTTCCAAGCTGATAATTTTTTACGCCAAGCCGGATGGGCTTATATTTTTGATAAACGCCGTGAACAGGGAAGTTATGTTAAACGCTTAACTCGCGATTTTTATCCACGCCTGCACCTCTATGTCAAAGAAACGCCCGATCGTTTTATTTTAGAAGTTCACCTGGATCAAAAGCAAGCTAGTTATCAAGGTGTCAGGATGCACAATGCTGAATATGACGGTCCGGTGGTAGAAACAGCTTTAACTGATTTAGCGCAAAACCTAAGAGAATATTTAGATTCATTTTAG
- a CDS encoding GtrA family protein (Derived by automated computational analysis using gene prediction method: Protein Homology. GO_component: GO:0016020 - membrane [Evidence IEA]), with protein MTSVFKTFSNFTDRLLKRLFPRLYAHVIKDDKLARFLVSSMVVGLTSIVFLFIFYDLVKLSLELSTALAFILAFFVSFFIHRGWTFGTRRQGVSKQMIAYFFNTLIILSLNIILVQWLTNFFGVWHLLSQLIANVTLGLYNFLMSKFVIFKNKDNEANNQ; from the coding sequence ATGACTTCAGTTTTTAAGACTTTCAGCAATTTTACTGACCGCCTTTTAAAACGCTTGTTTCCGCGGCTTTATGCGCACGTTATTAAAGATGATAAACTCGCCCGTTTTCTAGTTTCTTCAATGGTGGTAGGTTTAACCAGTATTGTTTTTCTTTTTATTTTTTATGATTTAGTAAAATTAAGCTTGGAACTTTCAACAGCCTTGGCTTTTATTTTAGCTTTCTTCGTCAGTTTCTTTATTCATCGTGGCTGGACCTTTGGTACCCGCAGGCAAGGGGTGTCCAAACAAATGATCGCCTATTTTTTTAACACCCTAATTATTTTAAGTCTGAACATTATTTTGGTGCAGTGGCTTACTAATTTTTTTGGGGTCTGGCACCTCTTATCGCAACTGATTGCTAATGTCACCCTTGGGCTCTATAATTTTTTAATGAGTAAGTTTGTAATTTTTAAAAATAAAGACAATGAAGCTAATAATCAGTAA